From Humisphaera borealis, the proteins below share one genomic window:
- a CDS encoding FIG domain-containing protein: MLKNADDIVRRLKSFQATVRSLLIESRKSKDLHAVNRSSTADTIYQIDTVVEPVLVEFCKEWSKTTPLVLIAEGLEDESGKEVEHLTFPLGSRQEDAEIRVIVDPIDGTRGIMYDKRSAWALAGVAPNKGPGTRLRDIEVAVMTELPTSKMGLADVLWAVKGNGAVAERVDLRSGVAEPLAFHPSQADGIAHGFAMVVNFFPGTKVIAGELMERIASELLGGTDTNNSLVFDDQYISTGGQFYEAIVGHDRFNADLRPYYYRIAGKPEGLCCHPYDCATLLIAEEAGVIVTDGLGRPLDGPLDTTTGLAWAVYANATLQRKIEPLLTRFLGERGVR; the protein is encoded by the coding sequence ATGCTCAAAAACGCAGACGATATTGTCCGCCGTCTCAAGTCCTTCCAGGCGACCGTTCGGTCATTGCTGATCGAGTCACGCAAATCGAAGGATCTGCACGCCGTCAATCGCAGCAGTACCGCCGACACCATCTATCAGATCGATACGGTGGTCGAGCCCGTGCTGGTGGAGTTCTGCAAGGAGTGGTCGAAGACTACGCCGCTGGTTCTTATCGCCGAAGGGCTTGAAGACGAAAGCGGCAAGGAAGTCGAACACCTGACGTTCCCGCTCGGCTCGCGTCAGGAAGACGCCGAGATACGGGTGATCGTGGATCCGATCGACGGCACCCGCGGCATCATGTACGACAAGCGATCGGCCTGGGCGCTGGCCGGTGTCGCGCCGAACAAGGGGCCGGGAACGCGGCTGCGCGACATCGAAGTGGCGGTGATGACCGAGCTTCCGACCAGCAAAATGGGATTGGCGGACGTGCTCTGGGCGGTCAAAGGCAACGGCGCGGTCGCTGAGCGGGTCGACCTTCGCTCGGGCGTCGCCGAGCCGCTGGCGTTCCATCCGTCGCAGGCGGACGGCATCGCCCATGGGTTTGCGATGGTCGTCAACTTCTTTCCCGGTACCAAGGTGATTGCCGGCGAGCTGATGGAACGCATCGCCTCAGAGTTGCTCGGCGGAACCGATACCAACAACTCGCTGGTGTTCGACGACCAGTACATCTCGACCGGCGGACAGTTTTACGAGGCGATCGTGGGCCACGATCGGTTCAATGCCGACCTTCGGCCGTATTACTATCGCATTGCGGGAAAGCCCGAGGGACTCTGCTGCCACCCGTACGATTGCGCCACGCTGCTGATCGCAGAGGAAGCGGGCGTGATCGTGACGGACGGACTGGGGCGACCGCTCGACGGGCCGCTGGACACGACAACGGGTCTGGCCTGGGCGGTTTATGCCAACGCGACGTTGCAGCGGAAGATCGAGCCTTTGCTCACACGTTTTCTTGGCGAACGAGGCGTTCGGTGA
- a CDS encoding galactokinase has protein sequence MSLSLLSQQPVPALLARLRDELAVDFAPSRPVRIARAPGRLDVMGGIADYTGSLVCEMPLDRAAAVAIQERDDRQVQVFSFNLFDEHKPFTLRIPLDALAAMPTADLRREFAEPGRQWAAYLAGCLHVLHVAGLVDLAKPSVAGLNIALLSTVPLGAGVSSSAAIEVATMSVLVDHLRISRDASILSMDLAALCQRVENDVVGAPCGIMDQATSVAGLSGQLLRMKCQPHELLAPLAVPPNMRFVGIDTGVRHSVGGGQYGKTRCAAFMAHKIILATMKHIGAAAGRELVADPLNGYLANLDPEDYKRIFRSRLPDQIRGGEFLLKYGPTIDTATRVHPDTTYEIVHAADHHVLEARRVRKFSEFLEEANRMAPSAIGSRDYGLTLDKAGHLMYASHQSYMMDAKLGSEEADLLVMLLRQRERQGLYGARITGGGLGGTVALLCERGDIQDKAIASAMADYAGKTGKTPTLFAGSSDGAWQTGSAIV, from the coding sequence GTGTCTTTATCGCTCCTATCGCAGCAACCCGTCCCGGCACTGTTGGCCCGGCTGCGCGACGAACTTGCCGTTGATTTCGCTCCCTCCCGGCCGGTTCGTATCGCCCGGGCTCCGGGCCGGCTCGACGTCATGGGCGGGATCGCCGACTACACAGGGTCGCTCGTCTGCGAGATGCCGCTCGATCGGGCAGCGGCGGTCGCGATTCAAGAGCGCGACGACCGGCAGGTGCAGGTCTTCTCGTTCAATCTGTTCGACGAGCACAAGCCGTTCACGCTGCGAATTCCCCTCGACGCCCTGGCCGCGATGCCCACCGCTGACCTGCGTCGTGAGTTCGCCGAGCCGGGACGGCAATGGGCGGCGTACCTTGCCGGGTGCCTGCATGTGCTGCACGTCGCCGGGTTGGTCGATCTCGCCAAGCCTTCCGTCGCAGGTCTGAACATTGCCTTGCTCAGTACGGTGCCGCTGGGCGCGGGGGTCAGTTCGTCGGCGGCGATCGAAGTCGCGACAATGTCGGTGCTGGTCGATCACCTTAGGATTTCGCGAGACGCTTCGATCTTGTCGATGGACCTCGCCGCGCTGTGCCAGCGGGTGGAGAATGACGTGGTCGGCGCACCTTGCGGCATCATGGACCAGGCGACGAGCGTGGCAGGCCTTTCTGGCCAGCTTCTCCGGATGAAGTGCCAGCCGCACGAACTGCTCGCGCCGCTGGCGGTGCCGCCGAACATGCGTTTCGTCGGCATCGACACCGGCGTGCGGCACAGCGTCGGCGGGGGGCAGTACGGCAAGACCCGCTGCGCGGCGTTCATGGCCCACAAGATCATCCTGGCGACGATGAAGCACATCGGCGCCGCCGCCGGCCGCGAACTGGTCGCCGACCCGCTCAACGGCTACCTCGCGAACCTCGATCCTGAAGACTACAAGCGCATCTTCCGCTCGCGGCTTCCGGACCAGATTCGTGGCGGCGAATTCCTTCTCAAATATGGTCCCACGATCGACACGGCGACCCGGGTTCACCCCGATACAACCTACGAGATCGTCCACGCCGCCGACCACCATGTGCTGGAGGCACGAAGGGTGCGAAAGTTCAGCGAGTTCCTGGAAGAGGCCAACCGGATGGCCCCGTCCGCCATCGGATCGCGCGACTACGGCCTGACGCTCGACAAGGCCGGCCACCTGATGTACGCCAGCCATCAGTCGTACATGATGGACGCGAAGCTCGGTTCGGAAGAAGCCGACCTGCTGGTGATGCTGCTGCGGCAGCGGGAACGCCAGGGTCTGTACGGTGCCCGGATCACCGGCGGCGGGCTGGGCGGAACGGTGGCGTTGCTCTGCGAGCGGGGCGACATTCAGGATAAGGCAATCGCGTCGGCCATGGCCGACTACGCCGGCAAGACGGGCAAGACGCCGACCCTGTTCGCCGGCAGCAGCGACGGTGCCTGGCAGACCGGGTCGGCGATCGTGTAG